A genome region from Aliivibrio salmonicida LFI1238 includes the following:
- a CDS encoding penicillin-binding protein 1A, whose product MKFIKALLIVTFFCIIIGVTTIFGFYQYVKPELPDVATLKDVQLQTPMQVYSRDGKLIAQFGEKRRIPLKLEDMPPHLLEAIIATEDSRFYSHYGFDPIGITRAAFAVLASGSAKQGASTITQQLARNFFLSNEKKIMRKIKEIFIAVHIEQLLTKQEILELYLNKIYLGYRSYGVGAAAHVYFGKEVNELTLGEVAIIAGLPKAPSTMNPIYSVDRATTRRNVVLARMLDEGYITKQEFEDAKAEVVISKYHGAEIKLQAPYVAEIARAWMVNKYGEEAAYTSGMNIYTTVDSKMQAAANKASIDNLLAYDERHGFRGAVKTVWEPKATPLNEDAMAKHLKKEPSYGELMPAIVTQVKGKTVTVNIKNNGTATIPWDGLKWARRFKTDKRQGSAPRRASDILSVGEKIYVRPLSEETKDDVTTIVWKLSQVPAANTAFVAMDPNDGAITSLVGGFNFVHNKFNRATQSVRQVGSSIKPFIYSAALYHGKTLASLITDAPINTWDESQGTAWRPKNSPPTYIGPARLRIGLAQSKNVMAVRVLRDVGLDETIDYLTRFGFKKDELPRSDTIALGAGSLSPVQMVQGFSVFANNGYYVEPYYIDHIESPYGDEVYKATPKLICQKECDHQNDENSPYAKKVISAQNAFLTKQMMYSNIWGGGVWSKGTGWNGTGWRAQVLKRRDIGGKTGTTNDSVDAWYNGYGPNVVATAWVGFDNPSHHLGSTSKNDNMPKDEMLTGGEAGGKTAIYAWVNFMKVALEGVPEENLRLPANIIKVKIDRETGLLSNKNDETSMWEYFAGGTEPTEYVKQDFQDTIYSSGDADGDGEEDESLF is encoded by the coding sequence GTGAAGTTCATAAAGGCACTGCTCATAGTTACATTTTTTTGCATAATTATTGGGGTCACTACAATTTTTGGTTTTTACCAATATGTGAAACCAGAATTACCAGATGTCGCGACATTGAAAGACGTTCAGCTACAAACGCCAATGCAAGTTTATAGCCGCGATGGAAAGTTGATCGCTCAATTTGGTGAAAAACGCCGTATTCCTTTAAAATTGGAAGACATGCCCCCTCATTTACTTGAGGCCATCATTGCAACTGAAGACAGTCGTTTCTATAGCCATTATGGTTTTGATCCTATTGGTATTACTCGTGCCGCATTTGCAGTACTTGCTTCAGGTTCCGCAAAACAAGGGGCGAGTACCATTACTCAGCAACTTGCGCGTAATTTCTTCTTATCAAATGAGAAGAAAATCATGCGAAAAATCAAAGAGATTTTTATCGCGGTTCACATTGAGCAATTGCTAACAAAACAAGAAATTTTAGAACTCTATTTAAATAAAATTTACCTTGGTTACCGTTCATACGGTGTTGGTGCTGCCGCTCATGTTTATTTTGGTAAAGAAGTAAACGAATTAACGCTAGGTGAAGTCGCTATCATTGCTGGCTTACCAAAAGCGCCTTCAACGATGAACCCTATTTATTCAGTTGACCGTGCTACGACTCGTCGAAATGTCGTATTGGCTCGTATGCTCGATGAAGGCTATATCACAAAACAAGAATTTGAAGACGCAAAAGCGGAAGTGGTTATTTCTAAATATCACGGCGCAGAAATTAAACTACAAGCCCCTTATGTTGCAGAAATAGCTCGTGCATGGATGGTGAATAAGTACGGTGAAGAAGCGGCTTATACATCAGGTATGAACATCTACACGACTGTTGATTCAAAAATGCAAGCCGCTGCAAATAAAGCATCCATCGATAACTTACTTGCTTATGACGAACGCCATGGTTTCCGTGGTGCAGTCAAAACAGTCTGGGAACCGAAAGCCACACCGCTTAATGAAGACGCGATGGCAAAACACTTGAAAAAAGAACCTTCGTACGGTGAGTTAATGCCTGCAATTGTGACTCAAGTGAAAGGAAAAACAGTCACGGTTAATATCAAAAATAACGGTACAGCAACCATTCCCTGGGATGGATTAAAATGGGCTCGTCGTTTCAAAACAGATAAACGCCAAGGTTCTGCACCTCGTCGTGCCTCTGATATTTTGAGTGTTGGTGAGAAAATTTACGTTCGCCCTCTCAGCGAAGAAACAAAAGACGACGTTACGACTATCGTCTGGAAACTAAGCCAAGTTCCTGCAGCGAATACCGCATTTGTTGCAATGGATCCTAATGACGGAGCGATTACCTCTCTGGTTGGTGGTTTCAACTTTGTTCATAATAAATTTAACCGTGCGACTCAATCTGTTCGTCAAGTTGGTTCGAGTATTAAACCATTTATTTATTCCGCGGCGTTGTATCACGGTAAAACACTCGCAAGCTTAATTACCGATGCACCGATCAATACATGGGATGAAAGCCAAGGTACGGCGTGGAGACCTAAAAACTCACCACCAACCTACATTGGTCCTGCTCGTTTACGTATTGGTTTAGCTCAATCGAAAAATGTAATGGCTGTTCGCGTTTTGCGTGATGTCGGCTTAGATGAAACGATTGATTATCTTACTCGTTTTGGTTTCAAGAAAGATGAGTTACCTCGCTCAGATACCATTGCTCTTGGTGCAGGCAGTTTAAGCCCAGTGCAAATGGTACAAGGCTTTTCAGTCTTTGCTAATAATGGTTACTATGTTGAACCTTATTATATAGACCATATTGAAAGCCCATACGGCGATGAGGTTTACAAAGCAACGCCAAAACTTATCTGCCAAAAAGAGTGCGATCACCAAAATGATGAAAACTCACCTTATGCGAAAAAAGTTATCTCAGCTCAAAATGCGTTCCTCACAAAACAGATGATGTATAGCAATATCTGGGGTGGTGGCGTATGGAGCAAAGGTACCGGTTGGAATGGTACAGGCTGGCGAGCACAAGTGCTGAAACGTCGTGATATTGGTGGTAAAACCGGTACAACCAATGACTCTGTTGATGCATGGTATAACGGTTACGGTCCAAACGTTGTTGCAACGGCTTGGGTTGGTTTTGATAACCCATCACACCATTTAGGCAGCACAAGTAAAAATGACAACATGCCTAAAGATGAGATGCTAACTGGCGGAGAAGCTGGCGGTAAAACAGCAATCTACGCTTGGGTTAATTTCATGAAGGTTGCTTTAGAAGGTGTGCCTGAAGAAAACTTAAGACTTCCAGCCAACATCATTAAAGTAAAAATAGACCGTGAAACCGGCCTATTAAGTAATAAAAATGATGAAACGAGTATGTGGGAATATTTTGCTGGAGGTACAGAGCCAACTGAATACGTAAAACAAGATTTCCAAGATACTATCTATTCATCAGGTGATGCTGATGGCGACGGCGAAGAAGACGAAAGCTTATTCTAA
- a CDS encoding glutathione peroxidase: MFTSKEGQSVPQVTFPTRKGDAWVNVTTEELFKDKTVIVFSLPGAFTPTCSSSHLPRYNELYSVFKDNGVDEIVCVSVNDTFVMNAWKADQEAENITFIPDGNGDFTDGMGMLVEKNDIGFGKRSWRYSMLVKNGIVEKMFIEENVPGDPFKVSDADTMLNYLAPEHKEQESITVFTKPGCPFCMKAKQTLIDKGLNYEEVVLGKDATTVSLRAITGRTTVPQVFIGGKHIGGSEELEVFLA; this comes from the coding sequence ATGTTTACATCTAAAGAAGGCCAATCAGTTCCTCAAGTAACTTTTCCAACACGTAAAGGTGACGCTTGGGTTAACGTAACAACAGAAGAACTATTCAAAGACAAAACCGTTATCGTATTCAGTCTTCCTGGTGCATTTACTCCAACATGTTCTTCAAGCCACTTACCTCGTTACAACGAGCTTTATTCTGTATTTAAAGACAACGGCGTTGATGAAATCGTTTGTGTCTCTGTAAACGATACGTTTGTAATGAACGCATGGAAAGCAGACCAAGAAGCAGAAAACATTACCTTCATTCCAGATGGTAACGGCGATTTCACCGATGGTATGGGCATGTTAGTTGAGAAAAATGACATTGGTTTTGGTAAGCGTTCATGGCGTTACAGCATGTTAGTGAAAAACGGCATCGTTGAAAAAATGTTCATCGAAGAAAACGTACCGGGTGACCCGTTCAAAGTTTCTGATGCAGATACGATGCTGAACTACCTTGCTCCTGAGCACAAAGAGCAAGAATCAATCACTGTATTTACAAAACCTGGTTGTCCTTTCTGTATGAAAGCCAAACAAACTTTGATTGATAAAGGCCTAAACTACGAAGAAGTGGTACTGGGTAAAGATGCAACGACAGTAAGCCTACGTGCAATTACTGGTCGCACTACCGTTCCTCAAGTATTCATCGGTGGCAAACACATTGGTGGTAGCGAAGAGCTTGAAGTGTTCCTAGCTTAA
- the aroB gene encoding 3-dehydroquinate synthase — METIHVDLAERSYPISIGAELFCNPAHFSSVIPAKKRVVVISNVTVAPLYAQQIIDTLNTFECQVSLLELDDGEQYKNLDTFNQILTFLLEENHSRDVTIVALGGGVVGDVVGFASACYQRGVDFIQVPTTLLSQVDSSVGGKTAINHPLGKNMVGAFYQPKAVIIDINCLKTLPEREFAAGMAEVIKYGIIIDSDFFDWLDENMEKLYALDHDALVYAISRCCQIKADVVAKDEKESGVRALLNLGHTFGHAIEAEMGYGNWLHGEAVSAGTVMAAVTAQKEGLISQQEVDRICALLKKAKLPLKAPKEMTVEAFMKHMMRDKKVLSGKLRLVLPTSIGSSEVVTGVSERVLADVIEQCKA, encoded by the coding sequence ATGGAAACGATTCATGTAGATTTAGCAGAACGTAGCTATCCCATCTCTATCGGCGCCGAGTTGTTTTGCAACCCGGCGCATTTTTCATCTGTAATACCTGCCAAAAAACGTGTTGTCGTTATTAGTAATGTAACGGTTGCGCCGTTGTATGCTCAACAAATCATCGACACTTTAAATACGTTTGAATGCCAAGTATCACTGCTTGAATTAGACGATGGCGAACAATATAAAAATCTTGATACTTTCAATCAAATCCTGACGTTCTTATTAGAAGAAAATCACAGCCGAGACGTGACTATTGTTGCATTAGGCGGTGGTGTTGTTGGTGATGTGGTTGGTTTTGCCTCTGCGTGTTATCAGCGTGGTGTCGATTTTATTCAAGTTCCAACGACGTTATTGTCCCAAGTGGATTCATCCGTTGGTGGAAAAACAGCAATAAACCATCCACTAGGTAAAAATATGGTGGGTGCCTTTTATCAACCTAAAGCGGTTATTATTGATATTAATTGTCTTAAGACGTTACCTGAACGCGAATTTGCAGCGGGCATGGCTGAAGTCATTAAATATGGCATTATTATTGATAGTGATTTCTTTGATTGGCTTGATGAGAACATGGAAAAACTCTATGCACTCGATCACGATGCATTGGTGTATGCCATTTCACGTTGTTGCCAAATCAAAGCGGATGTTGTGGCTAAAGATGAAAAAGAATCAGGCGTTCGCGCACTTTTGAATTTAGGACATACTTTTGGCCATGCGATAGAGGCCGAAATGGGTTACGGTAATTGGCTTCATGGTGAGGCCGTGTCTGCTGGAACCGTAATGGCTGCAGTGACAGCTCAAAAAGAAGGCTTAATTTCACAGCAAGAAGTGGATCGCATTTGTGCTCTACTTAAAAAAGCGAAATTACCTTTGAAAGCACCTAAAGAAATGACGGTAGAGGCATTTATGAAGCACATGATGCGTGACAAGAAAGTATTGTCAGGCAAGTTACGTTTGGTACTCCCAACTTCAATTGGTAGCTCTGAGGTCGTAACAGGTGTTTCTGAGCGTGTTCTCGCTGATGTGATAGAGCAATGTAAGGCATAA
- the aroK gene encoding shikimate kinase AroK, protein MAEKRNIFLVGPMGAGKSTIGRHLAQQLHMEFLDSDTVIEERTGADIAWVFDVEGEEGFRIREEGVINDLTQEQGIVLATGGGSVISKESRNRLSARGVVVYLETTIEKQLARTQRDKKRPLLQTDEPREVLEALAKERNALYEEVSDYVVRTDDQSAKVVANQIIQMLEER, encoded by the coding sequence ATGGCTGAAAAACGAAATATTTTCCTTGTTGGCCCAATGGGCGCCGGCAAAAGTACAATTGGTAGGCACTTAGCACAGCAACTTCACATGGAGTTTCTTGATTCTGATACGGTAATTGAAGAACGCACAGGCGCAGATATCGCTTGGGTATTCGACGTTGAAGGTGAAGAAGGTTTCCGTATACGTGAGGAAGGTGTAATTAACGATTTAACTCAAGAGCAAGGTATTGTACTTGCGACGGGTGGTGGCTCTGTAATTAGTAAAGAGAGTCGCAATCGTTTATCTGCTCGTGGTGTTGTTGTATATCTTGAAACTACGATTGAGAAGCAATTAGCTCGCACACAACGCGATAAAAAACGTCCGTTGCTTCAAACTGATGAGCCTCGAGAAGTGTTAGAAGCACTAGCGAAAGAACGTAACGCACTTTATGAAGAAGTGTCTGATTACGTTGTTCGTACCGATGATCAAAGTGCAAAAGTGGTAGCAAATCAAATCATCCAAATGCTTGAAGAGCGTTAA
- a CDS encoding PilN domain-containing protein — MAYEINLLSWRDEKRLKYKQRFIAILVLAVILSVCLQWGFARYLNHQASLQDSRNNSLTTHVTWLNSELKGLAEIGKQHEAILTRLKVVENLQQNRNKTTQILNILPEVITEGVYLNKIRMDARSIEMKGFSDSNARLATMLDKLERSTQIVDVEMHSIVSGQTMFGHEMSRFDVSFRLLAPKKRVNND, encoded by the coding sequence ATGGCTTACGAGATAAACTTGCTGTCTTGGCGAGATGAAAAAAGGCTTAAATATAAACAACGGTTTATAGCGATATTAGTCTTGGCGGTTATTCTTTCGGTTTGTTTGCAGTGGGGTTTTGCTCGGTATTTGAATCATCAAGCTTCATTGCAAGATTCGCGTAATAACTCATTAACTACCCACGTTACTTGGCTTAATAGTGAACTGAAGGGATTGGCAGAAATAGGAAAGCAGCATGAGGCTATTTTGACTCGCTTAAAAGTTGTCGAGAATCTGCAGCAAAATAGAAATAAAACAACGCAAATTCTTAATATATTACCGGAAGTGATTACTGAAGGTGTCTATTTAAACAAAATTAGAATGGATGCTCGCAGTATTGAAATGAAAGGGTTTAGTGACAGTAATGCTCGATTGGCGACGATGCTGGATAAATTGGAACGGTCCACGCAGATTGTTGATGTCGAAATGCATTCGATTGTTTCTGGGCAAACGATGTTTGGGCATGAAATGAGTCGTTTTGACGTGTCCTTTCGATTATTAGCCCCAAAGAAGAGGGTCAATAATGATTGA
- the pilM gene encoding type IV pilus biogenesis protein PilM, with product MIYPTVTGVDIGHHSIKAASIRLKKGQFELIACHEVLLPDSVFIDTNSVNLEELTPYLTRLKKMLSFNQKRIAFSVPDSNIISKVIQIDSQLDEKETEFAIAHTFNQQSSFSVEDLNLDYVALNQRGVSSVKTTTYQVFATRKDLIESRQLCFSSGGLTPVLADAHSHSLFALWKKATESYPNKKNWMLIDIGHAQTIFCVMSPNHNFYSKNIMFGAQDLQSKDEQETSESISFEHDTKFIAQLSEHIKRQVTLYSSIHHHKIEGLWVVGGGALLPGLSDCLSYEVSLPTMELNVSSLFFQDKKRVMPMAVNASQYAVALGLALRGVSWLTR from the coding sequence ATGATTTATCCTACAGTCACTGGTGTAGACATAGGGCATCATAGCATTAAAGCGGCGTCTATAAGGTTAAAAAAAGGTCAATTTGAACTGATTGCTTGTCATGAAGTGTTATTACCTGACTCTGTTTTTATTGATACGAACTCAGTAAACCTCGAAGAGTTAACGCCATATCTGACTCGTTTAAAAAAAATGCTCTCATTTAATCAAAAGCGTATCGCTTTTTCTGTACCTGATAGCAACATTATCAGCAAGGTCATACAGATAGACAGTCAGCTTGATGAAAAAGAAACAGAGTTTGCGATTGCGCATACTTTTAACCAGCAGTCCTCTTTTTCTGTGGAAGATCTTAATTTAGATTATGTCGCGTTAAATCAACGAGGGGTAAGCAGCGTTAAAACAACCACATATCAAGTGTTTGCTACACGTAAGGATCTCATCGAATCTCGTCAATTATGTTTCTCTTCTGGAGGATTAACCCCCGTTTTAGCCGATGCTCATTCACATTCGTTATTCGCACTGTGGAAGAAGGCAACGGAATCCTATCCGAATAAAAAAAACTGGATGTTAATTGATATTGGGCACGCTCAAACTATTTTTTGTGTGATGTCACCGAATCATAACTTTTACTCTAAAAATATTATGTTTGGAGCGCAAGATTTACAGAGTAAAGACGAACAAGAAACCAGTGAAAGTATTAGTTTTGAACATGATACGAAGTTTATTGCTCAACTTTCTGAGCATATTAAACGGCAAGTCACACTCTATTCATCGATCCATCACCATAAAATTGAAGGTTTGTGGGTTGTCGGTGGTGGAGCACTGTTACCTGGCTTGTCGGACTGTCTAAGTTATGAAGTCTCTCTCCCAACAATGGAATTAAATGTATCGTCTCTTTTTTTTCAAGATAAAAAACGAGTGATGCCAATGGCTGTCAATGCAAGTCAATATGCGGTTGCTTTAGGTCTGGCGTTGAGAGGGGTGTCATGGCTTACGAGATAA
- a CDS encoding IS982-like element ISVsa6 family transposase, whose amino-acid sequence MNKLVDIFCDVDDFCYQFLSQWEKYLVEASERKRKRQSVMSTSECMTIVIAFHQSNHRDFKNFYIGLVHQYWKGYFPNLLSHTRFVSKMPSLIAPMCAYFQSIKGKPTGIAFVDSTSLKVCHNIRIPRHKVFDGVAKRGKGTMGWFFGFKLHLLINHLGEIISLKITAGNVNDRTPVPDLCKELSGKLYADKGYIGKKLSESLKNSDVDLVTTSRKNMKAKEISAFDKAMLSKRYIIETINDQLKNISQIEHSRHRSVTGFMLNVISGVVAYCLKKQKPRIKLSECEFELILA is encoded by the coding sequence ATGAATAAATTAGTTGATATATTTTGTGATGTCGATGATTTTTGTTATCAATTCTTATCTCAATGGGAAAAATACCTTGTTGAGGCTAGTGAGAGAAAAAGAAAACGTCAGTCAGTAATGTCTACTAGTGAATGTATGACTATTGTCATCGCTTTTCATCAATCAAATCATAGAGATTTCAAGAACTTCTATATCGGGTTAGTTCATCAATATTGGAAAGGATACTTTCCAAATTTACTTAGCCACACTCGATTTGTGAGCAAAATGCCTAGCCTAATCGCCCCAATGTGTGCCTATTTTCAATCTATCAAAGGTAAGCCGACTGGCATTGCTTTTGTTGACTCCACGAGTCTTAAAGTATGCCATAACATTCGAATTCCTCGCCATAAAGTCTTTGATGGTGTTGCGAAAAGAGGAAAAGGTACCATGGGATGGTTTTTCGGCTTCAAACTTCATTTATTGATTAACCATCTTGGAGAAATTATTTCGCTGAAAATCACAGCTGGCAATGTAAATGATAGGACTCCTGTACCTGATTTATGCAAAGAACTCTCGGGGAAATTGTACGCTGATAAAGGGTACATAGGTAAAAAGTTGAGTGAGAGCTTAAAGAACTCTGATGTCGATTTAGTGACTACCTCGCGAAAAAACATGAAAGCAAAAGAGATAAGTGCTTTTGATAAGGCTATGTTATCAAAGAGATACATTATCGAAACGATAAATGACCAATTGAAGAATATCTCTCAAATTGAACATAGCCGTCATCGTAGCGTGACTGGTTTCATGCTAAATGTAATTTCAGGCGTTGTGGCTTATTGTTTAAAAAAACAAAAGCCACGAATTAAGCTATCAGAATGTGAATTTGAACTAATCCTCGCTTAA
- a CDS encoding type IV pilus inner membrane component PilO, producing MIDWRELDIDEITEWPLLPQLLVVFLLCLCVHAAGYWFWLSPIHEKTEQLKRDELTLKTTIKYKYNQVAAMPEMEDQLNELNLRYEFLAQQLPAQKELASMLSGINQVGIQNKLTFTRIDWGEKQNQEFLYKLPLNIELTGQYHDIGSFSEAIADLPRIVSLENIDIQRVSKESSTLHFRVMAYTYQFRGIHE from the coding sequence ATGATTGATTGGCGTGAGTTAGATATAGATGAAATTACTGAGTGGCCATTGTTACCTCAGTTACTTGTCGTGTTTTTACTGTGCCTATGTGTGCATGCCGCAGGGTATTGGTTTTGGTTATCACCGATTCACGAAAAAACAGAGCAATTAAAGAGAGACGAATTAACGTTAAAAACAACCATCAAATATAAATACAATCAAGTCGCGGCAATGCCTGAAATGGAAGATCAATTAAATGAATTGAATTTACGTTATGAATTTTTAGCGCAGCAGCTTCCTGCGCAAAAAGAACTAGCGAGTATGTTGTCAGGGATCAATCAAGTCGGAATTCAAAACAAACTTACGTTTACTCGTATTGATTGGGGAGAAAAACAGAATCAAGAATTTCTATATAAACTGCCTCTAAATATCGAACTAACGGGGCAATATCATGATATCGGATCATTTTCAGAAGCAATTGCTGATCTCCCTCGAATTGTAAGTTTGGAGAATATTGATATTCAACGAGTGAGTAAAGAGAGCAGTACATTGCACTTTCGAGTAATGGCTTATACCTATCAATTTAGGGGGATCCATGAATAG
- the oxyR gene encoding DNA-binding transcriptional regulator OxyR produces MNIRDFEYLVALAEHKHFRKAAESCFVSQPTLSGQIKKLEEEVGLTLLERTSRKVLFTEAGLQLVDQAKRILIEVKLFSELANQQGKEMTGPLHLGFIPTVGPYLLPWIVPTLKAQFPDLNLYLHEAQTHQLVKMLEEGKIDCMILASVDETSGFIEVPVYDEPMVLAVPKEHKWAEEKSIDMSRLNGESVLMLGDGHCLRDQALGFCFAAGAKDDDHFKATSLETLRNMVAAGGGITLMPYLSVPKEKERDGVCYLPAKAPVPHRQIVLAYRPGSPLKSRYEALAKEIESKMADVIHQTVL; encoded by the coding sequence ATGAATATCCGTGATTTTGAGTACTTGGTCGCACTTGCTGAGCATAAACATTTTCGTAAAGCTGCAGAGTCTTGTTTTGTTAGTCAACCAACGTTAAGTGGTCAAATCAAGAAGTTAGAAGAAGAAGTAGGATTGACGCTGCTAGAGAGAACCAGTCGTAAAGTATTGTTCACCGAAGCGGGCTTACAATTGGTCGATCAAGCAAAGCGTATTCTTATTGAAGTAAAGTTATTTTCAGAGCTTGCTAATCAGCAAGGTAAAGAGATGACAGGGCCATTACATTTAGGCTTTATCCCAACGGTAGGTCCTTATTTGTTGCCTTGGATCGTACCAACATTAAAAGCACAGTTTCCTGATTTGAATTTATATCTTCATGAAGCCCAGACACATCAATTGGTTAAAATGCTAGAAGAAGGCAAGATTGATTGTATGATTTTGGCCTCGGTTGATGAGACGAGTGGCTTTATTGAAGTGCCTGTCTATGATGAACCGATGGTGTTGGCTGTCCCTAAAGAGCATAAGTGGGCAGAAGAAAAGTCGATCGATATGTCTCGTCTTAATGGTGAATCCGTACTGATGCTTGGCGATGGACATTGTTTACGAGATCAAGCATTAGGTTTTTGCTTTGCGGCAGGCGCAAAAGACGACGATCACTTTAAAGCAACAAGCTTAGAAACGTTGCGAAATATGGTCGCCGCTGGAGGAGGGATAACATTGATGCCTTATCTTTCTGTGCCAAAAGAAAAAGAGCGTGATGGGGTGTGTTATTTGCCAGCGAAAGCGCCTGTACCGCATCGCCAAATTGTATTGGCTTATCGTCCGGGTTCACCCTTAAAGAGCCGCTATGAGGCATTAGCAAAAGAAATAGAAAGTAAAATGGCTGACGTTATCCATCAAACTGTTTTATAG
- a CDS encoding pilus assembly protein PilP has product MNRPLFVMLTFLFVIIGCKANKEPLNDFYVEAKLQGSKEVEVLAGVLPFEVDSYNRADERSPFVLPKLPEKVSQPIAKKSCWQPAYRKKTGSLERYSLRKLRLKGVMGSENDITALIQTPKGGVIKIRKGQFMGMNNGQVVDIQSKQITLKETLSDGMGCWQKRYIKLALNH; this is encoded by the coding sequence ATGAATAGGCCATTATTCGTTATGCTCACTTTTCTTTTCGTGATAATAGGGTGCAAAGCAAACAAAGAGCCATTAAATGACTTTTATGTAGAGGCCAAATTACAAGGCAGTAAAGAGGTTGAAGTATTAGCTGGCGTGCTTCCTTTTGAAGTCGATTCCTATAATAGGGCTGATGAACGTTCTCCTTTTGTTTTACCTAAATTACCAGAGAAAGTCAGTCAGCCAATCGCTAAGAAATCATGCTGGCAACCAGCATACAGAAAGAAAACCGGCAGTTTAGAGCGCTATTCATTACGGAAATTACGTCTTAAAGGTGTTATGGGAAGTGAAAATGACATTACTGCGTTAATACAAACACCAAAAGGTGGGGTTATAAAAATTCGAAAAGGACAATTTATGGGCATGAATAATGGTCAAGTTGTCGATATCCAATCAAAACAAATCACGCTAAAAGAAACGCTGTCTGATGGGATGGGGTGTTGGCAAAAACGGTACATAAAATTAGCGTTAAACCATTAA